TTTCATACAGTTCATTTTGTACCCGTAAACGTCTGACCAGAATTCAATTAACTTTTTATGTGTATCAACATCTCCATTGGCTACAAGGCTGATGTTGCATTTGTTCGGTAATAACAGCCCTCCAGGTTTGAGATAATTGTCCCTGGCATAAATTACACTATCTAGCATGCCTTCAAATAGTAAAAAGTACCCCATCCATTCCGACACAATGATGTCAACTTTCTCATCTAGTTTTGTATTCTCTAATCTCCCTTTTACAGTTTTAATAACATTATGTAAGTTGTTTTCTCTTATAATATCCATTGCATGGTATATTACCTCAGACTGGTCAAGAGCATAGACTTTCTTAGCACCGGCCGTTGCAGAAAACATTGACAATATCCCTGTGCCACACCCCAAGTCAAGCACAACCTTGTCTTTTAAGGTTTCGGTATTGTTTAGTATTGCATCTCGGTAACTTTCTGTACGAACCTTGTCTGACAGCATATCGTAATGTATACCAAAATGAGCATAAGTATTAAAGTAACCTTCATCATCTTCTAAAGGTAAATTTGACACACAATTTACTATAGTAGTACCGTTATTATCTCCATTGCTATGTGATTTGCCTCCTTCCACAATAGTTTTCATTGAATTCTGCATTGTAGAGATATCTTCTCGAGCCATTTGAAGGTGTAATTGGCTTTCTTTAAGTTGCTCTGACAGAGTTTGTATAGTTCTCTGCAATTCGGTGAAGTGTGTTTGAGATAATGTCACCAGCCCATTTTCCACATTTGCATGGTAAGTTTTCGGGGAACTAGGTTTATCGGTTAAAGAGTCGAAGTCATACATCAGCCACTCGTCATTGTCAATAGGCTTCAGATACTGTTCGTCCGCCCAAAGAGACGCATCCGCCTTCATGATTTCCTCGGCAGTTGGTTTGTGTGTCTTGATGTaatttatgagttttatgtaAGAATAACATTCCATATTATGTTTAAGCTTAAGAGTGTTCAGGTTAAACCCGTGTTCAGCTTCGCAATGGCCGATAGCCTCTTCAATACTCGCTAAAATGTTGGAACAAAACAAACATGTGACCGATGTGTTGCTCGTTTCCATTTCTTGCCATTCCTCCTCTTCAAAATGCTCTTCATCGCTACTCAGGTCAGGTACGTCGGACATTTTGATGTTTTATGCACAAACTCACAACAATGACACTTATTTACTGCGtaaaacacaaagaaaaacGAGAATTTCTGCAAACCATGTGGTATATTTGACAAAGGCAGGCAAATGTCAAACAAAACAGctgtcacaattttttttttttagtttttaacctCGTTtgtttaatgagggactttccaggctacgttccacaaaaataatatagatggcgccgtcgagatttttattttctcattactcaggtacataattattcaaaaatacaatgtaatcgcAGAAgcatctataaaaataattgttgcttgatatttggatccattttaaaatgaatgagtgaatgaattaataaaataacccggacgaattaTTTGGGGGAAAATAGAAATTAGGTATTATTTACGTGTGTAAAAGTTCAAAagtgccttgcaaagtaaattaaaaacataagtcgtgggtaatttatttttgatgtcAGCTGGGCTAAGGACCAAGTACAACGAGGGGCCAACCTTGAAatattagctgtcacttttgagcaacCTATACTAGGTTTTAGGTTTTGTTACAAAACCTATATAATTATACTAacctaaattatattattaaatattttgcgTATTCTTGAGCAAAGCCCGCTCGCCCGACGCGCGCCATCTAACGACATTGCGAGAAACCTCAGTGGGTAAACCAAAAACCGAGTTAGGGGTACACGTTAACGGATACTTGATCTTTTTTAACCTCGGTGGGTTGCCGCGGTTACCCTATAGAGGGCGTCGGGCGTCTACTAGGCTCAACTAGGCTCTTTGGTTATAGGTTGCCATAGTGATCAAAGactaaacaataaaagaaaatattcctttcagttaatttattattagtgatgaaactgaaaatatcaACTTTAAAGGAACCAAAACATGTGGGTCCTGTAGTTTGTGTTAGTTGGAATAACACAGAAGATGTATTTTCTTCTGGGTAAGTATTTTACATGTACTTGAATTTCAGTAACGTCAACAAAACAAGTACTCATCTTATAaaccattttaattttattattttttagcgACGACCATAAACTTTTGAAATGGAACCTAGTGAACAGCGAATGTATGACTGTGACAACATTTCCAGAAGAATTTTATCCAACGGGAATgcatttgttcccaaaaatcaACGTCGGAGGAAACAAACACCAACACGATGTCATATTAATATCGTCAGCTGATGGCAAGTGAGTAAATGTACACAATAAGTAATTCTTGTGAATGtttgactatatcccaaaattcataaattcaaaattcaaaaatatttattcttcaaaattggcttacatagttagcgctttttgaacgtcaaaatgaacatcccaattagggtagttagagataataataataataataataatttatccatgtttaccaacattggtcgagcaggcgccatagtcccccatagctccagtatcccggtccactaacccccaacccaatagcccagttccctttgttcccataatttgcaatagtcctacacgaaccggggattgtctttgggtgcactcccatagtgcatacagggataatcgccggttggtgtcacaccacatttagattaaactgtcttaaggggcctctacgtgttggcttcggccccacgcacgccttccaaaagtccgggcctccataggcccgagatatgaaaaagacatacaataataataataataatataatatctttatttcgtaccattaaagccttaagCTGCAAAATTCCAATCGGCTTCTTGCAAAGTATTAAATTAACTGTTTGCACTTAAGACATACATGtcggttacatgtcgtttctgtaatagaccaaaaaatctacaaaaacataaattttataattatgacaactaatggttcataattttaaCACTTTACAAATagttcgctgggctcagtgactgataCTTTTGCTCTTTAAttgaacatccatcgcaaaataaacCAAGTGCCAACACCTTAGCGAACTTTCTGGTAGAATAATTGGAATATTGTCCTAATACAAAACAGTTCAGTCTTCACCTTGTCTTTCACTCTTCATCTTTCGAAGTGGGTGAACAGGCCGGCAGGATAGAGCACCAATACAAGttgcaagtatttttttttattgtattatttttgtttacataTCAGGTTCCACATAGTCAATCACAACGGGCGTGTAGAGAAAAGTGTCAACGGACATCAAGGCGCCTGCCTTACAGCACAGTGGAGCCCTGATGGCGCTGGCCTTCTTACAGGTAcgaaataatataacaaaagaCATCCATCAAAATTGAAAGTAATTCATCATAATCATACAATTTCTCTCTGtatttcatctccctagcattattccgtttttcacagggttcgattacctaacctgaacatttgacaggtcctgttctTTACAGAAGCAAACCAGCCTAACATaggataggtcacatacttcccaAAAAGCATTTCTGTATTTCATTTTTTATGTCCCCGAAaaggtaggcagagatatataCACCCAATTCTTGCAGCACTAAACTTTTAATCATAATTTTGCTAGTGTACCTTACACTTTTTATTTACGTgactgatggcattaactacttgggcggagaAATGGGAAACGCTTAAGGGCTCTCACTCAGTACAAAAACAACAGacaacacacacaacaacaataacacaacaacaacagacAACAGGACAAGACAACAGGATTGAGAATGcttagttgggcgcgaacctcggctcaggccgGCGCCACAGAGGATTATAATATAGCAAAGAATCGACCCCAGCGCTGATCTTACACAGTGATGAcgataatttttttaattttacttcttCCTAGCTGGAGAAGATGGCTTCGTCAAGGTGTGGTCTCGTAACGGCCTCCTCCGTTCTACGTTAGTCCAGTCCGACGTGCCTTGCTATTGTGCGGTCTGGAGCCCTGACAGCAGCGCTATCTTGTATACGAAAGGGAACTTCTTAATCATAAAGCATCTCAACTCTAGTTCTAAGATGACTAAGGTGAGATTTGTAAACATGCGTGTaacaatttcaataaataatgttttttatcgagtaacaaatatttattttccagtGGAAAGCTCATGAAGGCCTTATTTTATGTACGGCTTGGAATGCCAACAATAATATGATAATATCTGGATCTGAAGATGGGTTTTCAAAGGTAGGGTTCTGCatactttttaaacttttagcCTGACATTTAGGTGTtataagccgttcgtcccggctagtagccgtaaaacacctccactaacccgcagtggagtagcgtgatggagtatgtacCATACCCCTGCTGTTTAATATGccccatacctcctccggttgattgagggaaggcctgtgcccagcagtgggacgtataacgctgttttattattataacatttatgttactacttattaatataagtaCGGAGTCGTTATATGAATCgcgtcaggggcgtttggcggttcattaataaccctgatagcagggttgatgaggttggtaggtaatccaccttacaacccacacgatataagaagaagggGAAAACATTTAGGCACCTAAGAAATAATTTTGTCTCTTTCCTCTAGATTTGGGATACGTTTGGTCAACAAATATCGGTGAGCGTGAAACATGACCAGCCCATCACCAGTGTATCGTGGTCTCCTGCTGGTGATCTCTTCGTAATCGGCAGCTTTAACTTAATACGCCTGTGTAATGCTAATGGTGTAAGTATGATTTTCTTTATCTTCCAATTTTCTTTTGCTTGATATTTTCTATTCCTGGGAATTTGGTGTGAAGTTGCTTGAAAGTGAGGTATATTTTGTTATCTATCtgctcagcctgtatccacctactgctgggtataggcctcctctctttcacgccatcctttccagtcctgtgcaagtctcatccattgctttccgacgtacctcacaatgtcaacCGACCACCATATTTCGTTATgcttctatctatctatgagGAGCGTCAGAACAAAAACCGATAAATCACATTttgacttttttcttttttatgatgCCAATTGGTTGTTCTCGTACATAATTTGCTCTGTGGTAAATGTGACCTGGTCAAAAAGTGCTAATCAGCTTTTATCTACACACTGCTGATTGTAGACCTCCTCTCTTTTACGCCATCCTTTCTGGTCCTgagcaagtctcatccattgctaaacttaattattatgcttaacttctattatatttgtactatACTAAGTATATTAGGCTCGCAGACAGTGATCAGCAAGTGATCAAACAGATTCTTATTCTtgaagctgtttttttttatgcagTGGTCCCATTGCCTCGATCGGCCAAACACAGGAAGTATCTACAGTGTGGCCTGGTCATCTGATGGCACTCAACTTGCTGGTGCGTGTGCTAATGGGCATGTCCTATTCGCTCATATTATAGACAGGTAGGTCTTTGTACATAGTAATAAAGTTAGAAGGTTTATAACaaaggtacttactttattaaagatgatataatatatttttttttttttcaatttaaccaGAGAATACACTTGGAAAAACTTCGCCTGCACGCAGACAGGTCGTAAAGTTGTTGCCATACGCGACATTATTACGGACCAAAGCGACAATCTGGACTATCCTGATCGCGTTATACAAATCGCACTTGGGTTCAACCACCTCGTAATAGCCACGGTCAAGCAGTGCTTCATACATAAGCTGACTTCCTGGAATACACCAGTTACGTTTGATTTAAAGGAAGGCACAATTAGTATGATATTACTGGCGGAAAGGTAAGGTGATAACTGCTTATTTATCTTGACTAGTATActacacagggtgttaatgaccaCGAATCTGTGTttataacaagtggaattttccgtcgcaaaagtatggaactgaaattaattaaaaaaacacaaaaattttatgaattttcggacaggaaattccacttgatatcaactcagaatcatggtctgaatcatccctcaaagttttcgttacgatatcaccaacaccctgtatttctcAACAAGTAATGTGTTATAGAAATTAGAAATTATTTGACTCAACTACACAAGATTTTACTTAATAATTCTACTGTAAAGTCATCGTAAATTTATTTTAGATGCATCTGTGTAGTAGAGAGAGCTGGCCTATCAGTGTACAGCTACATGGGGAGACTGCTTGCAAGTCCACGATGGGGAGCTCGCCCTGAGACTCTCGGTCGAGCAGCCCTATCCCTAGGACCTGATACGCTGGCTGCCATAGATCAGGCTGACAGGAAGCGTAAGTGTCAAGAGGTTGTATTGCATTCCATGATAGCGAGTCatctacaaaaagaaaattaatacgaaaagaaatctgactcagacgggacttgaacccgcggctcttgtcaagccgagacATTATTATTGATTGGAGAAATTTACCAAATCGCAGTTGAAAaatatagtagtagtagtcTGTTCGTTTGTTTTACTGTTGTTAAGAATGTAAAAAGTTAGTGACCattatacacaaaaaaaagCTGCAGTTACTTAAAACTTACAAGGCACGAATCTTTGTCAAGGAGGTAGATGAAATGTCACCGCATGAGCTACCCAAAACTCttcaaattacaataaattgtataaacTTTCCAGTGATACACGTATTCGACCTTCCAACGGGGCTCATCGTTCGCAGCTCAACAGACAACACGGTGACGAAACTGACCCACAAGATGACCGTCTCTCATATAGCACTGAGCCAAACGGGGCCCATAGCTGAACGACAACTGGCACTATTGGATTACAACCGGGATTTGTATGTTGTCACTGTAAAGGATAACAAACCTAAGTTTATCAAGTTAGGTGAGTTTGTTTACTTTTGTCACTTTCTTTAGTTGCCAATTTGTAAGCCAAGCCGTaaatctatcgtgtgggttgtgatattaataaccgacctcatcaaactTCTGCCAGggttcaacttcaactttttcttatttttttatggctGCATTGTTCGTTTGTTCATAGTtcgttgataataataataataatggctgcttcgttcagaaacgatgattctgccaacgttcTAAAGAAATAATCGGTGAATTGTCGCTTTCTTTATTTGCCACTTAGTAACCCAAGCCGTTAattttctgtcgtgtgggttgtgatttcaataaccgacctcatcaaaccATGTAATGGGTCATTTAAGTCATGTTACGAGTATActtttacatcatcatcatcatcagcccattgaagtccccactgttggggcacgggccttccctatggatggatggatactTTTACATAGGTAAATATTAGTCAATGTCGACTGCTTAACCTGCTCTACGAAaaccgaatcatcttacttttagtgAATCCTTGCAACCTCCGGGACCTTGGGACCTCTGgttcgtaagcccaacgcttaaccttAACcacttaattttttattataaactttacaatacaatttgttttttttttttctctttggcGTCATGCGACTTGCATATTTGCCATTAAATGTAGATTTGAATGTAGAGGATAAAGACTTAGGAAACGTTTATGGAGAAAGGAATTTGGATAGGaacgaaattttgaaataaaggatcataaggtaaggtaaggaatatcaatatacttacacatataaataggtataaaataaacaaaatatttaactataatttaatattatttacttgaataAATGTGGCTAACAACTTATATATTTGAGGATCATTAGAAGCAAGTAGGACCGAAATAGATGTAGGAAGAGggactttttgtaataaaagatttttaaaatacaatttggTTAGTAATACGAGTTATTTTAAACAAcagataataaatacaaaataagctTAAGACTTATAATTTTCAatagttattttgtttcaggATCACAAATCCTCAGTATAGTGTGGAGTGCGGAAACCGAGCTGCTGGTGGGATTACGAGCCAACTCAGCTGTAGCGTGGTGTTGTCCAAGAGCCGCCACACAGCCAGATTGGCTTGCGTTAACCACAGTCAGCAAGGAGATCAGGTAAGGTTCCATTCATACATAACCTCACCGACGTGATGCCAGAAGAGGTGGACAGAGCTGCAAGCAATCACAAGACAACAAGCAGCCACTTCAGATAcgaagtgaaaaaaaaagaagtgttGATAAGTATATAGATAGATCCCATTGCCCAtcaaaatggtgtacttatcTTAGTTGGAATTGTCGGAATAGACAGAATCGAGATAAGAAGAAAGAGGAACATTATacctaatatactttattgaatgGTAAAATGATAATCTTACATTGATGAAAtcgaagatgtccttagaaaaggttaacggccagtggttgagcgttgggctcacgatacggaagtcccgggttcgaatcccggtggggtcatgtcacaaaaatcactgtgatccctagtttggttaggacattacaggctgatcacctgattgtccgaaagtaagatgatccatgcttcgcaagccgcgttaagccgttggtcccagttactacttactagtgtaagtaagtagtcgttacatgagccatgtggtggctcaataataaccctgacaccagggttgatgaggttggtaattcacctcacaacccacacgatagaaga
This portion of the Pectinophora gossypiella chromosome 1, ilPecGoss1.1, whole genome shotgun sequence genome encodes:
- the LOC126380748 gene encoding protein arginine N-methyltransferase 3, which gives rise to MSDVPDLSSDEEHFEEEEWQEMETSNTSVTCLFCSNILASIEEAIGHCEAEHGFNLNTLKLKHNMECYSYIKLINYIKTHKPTAEEIMKADASLWADEQYLKPIDNDEWLMYDFDSLTDKPSSPKTYHANVENGLVTLSQTHFTELQRTIQTLSEQLKESQLHLQMAREDISTMQNSMKTIVEGGKSHSNGDNNGTTIVNCVSNLPLEDDEGYFNTYAHFGIHYDMLSDKVRTESYRDAILNNTETLKDKVVLDLGCGTGILSMFSATAGAKKVYALDQSEVIYHAMDIIRENNLHNVIKTVKGRLENTKLDEKVDIIVSEWMGYFLLFEGMLDSVIYARDNYLKPGGLLLPNKCNISLVANGDVDTHKKLIEFWSDVYGYKMNCMKSEVVREASIDIVGSKHILSQSCVVKEIDINTCTTDVMDFTSEFKLPITRDGTLTSLVGYFDTFFDLPNKVSFSTGPHTTSTHWKQTVFYFRDCKEVKAGDVIEGTIICSRQKTDVRALTVQIAIFGKTHKYILS
- the LOC126380277 gene encoding intraflagellar transport protein 80 homolog isoform X1: MKLKISTLKEPKHVGPVVCVSWNNTEDVFSSGDDHKLLKWNLVNSECMTVTTFPEEFYPTGMHLFPKINVGGNKHQHDVILISSADGKFHIVNHNGRVEKSVNGHQGACLTAQWSPDGAGLLTAGEDGFVKVWSRNGLLRSTLVQSDVPCYCAVWSPDSSAILYTKGNFLIIKHLNSSSKMTKWKAHEGLILCTAWNANNNMIISGSEDGFSKIWDTFGQQISVSVKHDQPITSVSWSPAGDLFVIGSFNLIRLCNANGWSHCLDRPNTGSIYSVAWSSDGTQLAGACANGHVLFAHIIDREYTWKNFACTQTGRKVVAIRDIITDQSDNLDYPDRVIQIALGFNHLVIATVKQCFIHKLTSWNTPVTFDLKEGTISMILLAERCICVVERAGLSVYSYMGRLLASPRWGARPETLGRAALSLGPDTLAAIDQADRKLIHVFDLPTGLIVRSSTDNTVTKLTHKMTVSHIALSQTGPIAERQLALLDYNRDLYVVTVKDNKPKFIKLGSQILSIVWSAETELLVGLRANSAVAWCCPRAATQPDWLALTTVSKEISDLGRNPTIMSVENGVVRICRGNGSLLHVSLASFPEKLLKHVSANMWQAALQLCRTVEDETLWACLAVLAWQHHQLAVAEEAFALIHQYHQVCYIQHLRNSVPERLRQDSLKAN
- the LOC126380277 gene encoding intraflagellar transport protein 80 homolog isoform X2, with translation MKLKISTLKEPKHVGPVVCVSWNNTEDVFSSGDDHKLLKWNLVNSECMTVTTFPEEFYPTGMHLFPKINVGGNKHQHDVILISSADGKFHIVNHNGRVEKSVNGHQGACLTAQWSPDGAGLLTAGEDGFVKVWSRNGLLRSTLVQSDVPCYCAVWSPDSSAILYTKGNFLIIKHLNSSSKMTKWKAHEGLILCTAWNANNNMIISGSEDGFSKIWDTFGQQISVSVKHDQPITSVSWSPAGDLFVIGSFNLIRLCNANGWSHCLDRPNTGSIYSVAWSSDGTQLAGACANGHVLFAHIIDREYTWKNFACTQTGRKVVAIRDIITDQSDNLDYPDRVIQIALGFNHLVIATVKQCFIHKLTSWNTPVTFDLKEGTISMILLAERCICVVERAGLSVYSYMGRLLASPRWGARPETLGRAALSLGPDTLAAIDQADRKLIHVFDLPTGLIVRSSTDNTVTKLTHKMTVSHIALSQTGPIAERQLALLDYNRDLYVVTVKDNKPKFIKLGSQILSIVWSAETELLVGLRANSAVAWCCPRAATQPDWLALTTVSKEISYAAQ